Proteins encoded together in one Benincasa hispida cultivar B227 chromosome 1, ASM972705v1, whole genome shotgun sequence window:
- the LOC120090718 gene encoding inositol-3-phosphate synthase-like encodes MFIDSFKVESPNVTYSDHEIHSIYNYDTTELLHENRNGTYQWIVKPKSVQYEFKTDIRVPKLGMMLVGWGGNNGCTLTGGIIANREGISWATKDKVQQANYFGSLTQASSIRVGSIDGEEIYAPFKSLLPMVNPDDIVFGGWDISDMNLADAMARAKVLDIDLQKQLRPYMESMVPLPGIFDPDFVAANQGSRANNVIKGTKKEQLQQIIKDIREFKEKSKVDKIVVLWTANTERYSNVIVGLNDTMENLLASVDKNESEISPSTLYAIACVLENVPFINGSPQNTFVPGLIDLAIHRNSLIGGDDFKSGQTKMKSVLVDFLVGAGIKPTSIVSYNHLGNNDGMNLSAPQTFRSKEISKSNVVDDMVSSNGILYEPGEHPDHVVVIKYVPYVGDSKRAMDEYTSEIFMGGKSTIVLHNTCEDSLLAAPIILDLVLLAELSTRIQFKAEGEGKFHSFHPVATILSYLTKAPLVPPGTPVVNALSKQRAMLENIMRACVGLAPENNMILEYK; translated from the exons atgttcatCGACAGTTTTAAGGTTGAATCCCCCAATGTTACATACTCCGATCATGAGATTCATTCCATCTACAATTACGACACTACAGAGCTCCTTCATGAGAACAGAAATGGAACTTATCAGTGGATTGTCAAACCCAAATCCGTTCAATATGAATTCAAGACTGATATTCGTGTTCCCAAATTAGG GATGATGCTTGTTGGATGGGGTGGAAATAATGGCTGTACTCTCACTGGAGGTATCATAGCCAACCGAGA AGGGATTTCTTGGGCAACCAAGGATAAAGTTCAACAAGCTAATTATTTTGGGTCCTTAACTCAAGCATCTTCCATCAGGGTTGGCTCTATTGATGGTGAGGAGATCTATGCTCCATTTAAGAGCCTCCTTCCAATG GTCAATCCTGATGATATTGTGTTTGGCGGGTGGGACATAAGTGATATGAACTTGGCTGACGCCATGGCCAGAGCTAAGgtccttgatattgatctacaAAAGCAATTGAGACCTTACATGGAATCCATGGTCCCGCTTCCTGGAATCTTCGATCCTGATTTTGTTGCTGCTAATCAGGGCTCACGAGCCAATAACGTTATCAAAGGAACCAAGAAAGAGCAACTTCAGCAAATTATTAAAGATATCAG GGAATTTAAGGAGAAGAGTAAGGTGGACAAAATTGTAGTGCTGTGGACTGCCAACACAGAGAGGTATAGTAATGTGATTGTGGGGCTAAATGACACAATGGAAAATCTTCTGGCTTCTGTGGACAAAAACGAGTCGGAGATATCTCCTTCTACACTGTATGCAATTGCTTGTGTCCTTGAAAATGTCCCTTTCATCAATGGTAGCCCACAGAACACTTTTGTCCCAG GGTTGATTGACTTGGCCATTCATAGAAATAGTTTGATTGGTGGGGATGATTTTAAGAGTGGTCAAACCAAGATGAAATCTGTTCTGGTAGACTTTCTTGTTGGTGCTGGTATTAAG CCAACATCAATAGTGAGTTACAACCATCTGGGAAACAATGATGGAATGAACCTCTCAGCTCCTCAAACCTTCAGATCCAAGGAGATCTCAAAGAGTAATGTTGTCGATGACATGGTCTCTAGTAATGGCATTCTCTATGAGCCTGGCGAGCATCCTGACCATGTGGTGGTCATCAAG TATGTTCCTTACGTGGGGGACAGTAAGAGGGCCATGGATGAGTACACTTCGGAGATATTCATGGGTGGGAAAAGCACCATAGTGTTGCACAACACATGTGAGGACTCTCTCTTGGCCGCTCCAATCATACTTGATTTGGTTCTTCTTGCTGAACTCAGCACTCGCATTCAGTTCAAGGCTGAAGGAGAG GGAAAATTCCACTCTTTCCACCCTGTGGCCACCATCCTCAGTTACCTTACAAAGGCTCCTCTT GTACCACCAGGCACGCCTGTGGTGAACGCTTTATCGAAGCAGCGTGCGATGCTGGAGAATATAATGAGAGCTTGTGTTGGGTTGGCACCTGAGAACAACATGATTTTGGAATACAAGTGA